A stretch of Nonomuraea africana DNA encodes these proteins:
- a CDS encoding plasmid replication, integration and excision activator: MAIQGPIPIGFDQVFPHGCYLVGEVEQVKDFDASANGRTVFAKDKVTGELVWQVAVMDADPAAKISQKTVAVKILAPTQPVAPPAAPGLPIVPVEFEGMTVTPYVAQNTGRLAYSIRATGMRAPRTHAKPKDQA; the protein is encoded by the coding sequence ATGGCCATTCAAGGCCCCATCCCCATCGGCTTCGACCAGGTCTTCCCTCACGGCTGCTACCTCGTCGGCGAGGTCGAGCAGGTCAAGGACTTCGACGCCTCGGCCAACGGCCGCACCGTCTTCGCCAAGGACAAGGTCACGGGAGAGCTGGTCTGGCAGGTCGCCGTCATGGACGCCGACCCTGCCGCCAAGATCTCCCAGAAGACCGTGGCCGTGAAGATCCTCGCCCCGACCCAGCCCGTTGCCCCGCCCGCAGCGCCCGGACTCCCGATCGTCCCCGTGGAGTTCGAGGGGATGACCGTCACGCCGTACGTCGCCCAGAACACCGGACGCCTCGCCTACTCGATCCGCGCGACCGGGATGCGCGCTCCTCGCACCCACGCCAAGCCCAAGGACCAGGCATGA
- a CDS encoding protein phosphatase 2C domain-containing protein, translating into MTDVRLTLATEPAYPDRPNEDFIGATPNAVVLLDGAGTPSDLESGCAHGVAWFSHTLGSALVAGITQNTGPLTEILAVGIKETAAQHDTCDLDHPGTPSATVVMLRRTGDTLDWLILADSVLVLDIVGAEPMVICDERESIVGKQYRGPMNEAIGGTPQHSDALSVYMSTMRGHRNIDGGFWVAATNPHAAEQALTGSAPVDQIQAAAILSDGASRLVDRFHLATWRQCLDLLEHDGPDELIRQVRAAERSDLDGSRWRRGKIFDDATAAYWTFA; encoded by the coding sequence ATGACTGACGTGCGCCTAACCCTCGCGACCGAACCCGCTTATCCGGACCGTCCCAATGAGGATTTCATCGGCGCCACCCCGAACGCTGTCGTCCTCCTGGACGGCGCCGGCACCCCGTCCGACCTGGAATCCGGGTGCGCGCACGGCGTGGCTTGGTTCTCCCACACGCTGGGTTCCGCCCTGGTCGCGGGGATCACGCAGAACACTGGTCCGCTGACCGAGATCCTGGCTGTCGGAATCAAGGAAACCGCCGCGCAGCACGACACATGCGACCTCGATCATCCCGGCACGCCCTCGGCGACCGTGGTGATGCTGCGCCGTACCGGAGACACCCTGGACTGGCTGATCCTGGCCGACTCTGTTCTCGTCCTCGACATCGTCGGCGCCGAACCCATGGTGATCTGCGATGAGCGCGAGTCCATCGTTGGCAAGCAGTACCGCGGGCCGATGAACGAGGCGATCGGCGGCACACCGCAGCACAGCGACGCACTCAGCGTCTACATGAGCACCATGCGCGGACACCGCAACATCGATGGCGGTTTCTGGGTCGCCGCCACCAACCCGCACGCGGCTGAGCAGGCGTTGACCGGCTCCGCGCCCGTCGACCAGATCCAGGCCGCTGCCATCTTGAGCGACGGCGCCTCGCGGCTGGTCGATCGCTTTCACCTGGCCACGTGGCGACAGTGCCTCGACCTTCTCGAACACGATGGTCCCGACGAGCTCATCCGCCAGGTCCGCGCCGCCGAACGGTCCGACCTAGATGGCAGCCGCTGGAGGCGCGGCAAGATCTTCGATGACGCCACCGCGGCTTACTGGACATTCGCCTAA
- a CDS encoding sigma-70 family RNA polymerase sigma factor, which yields MPPSDLERIAAIEDPYLLIRQATERLSAAQQEVTELARLRRRVIQELHAQGISYAQIAQQAGLSRGRIHQIKHTGPAPEGGFLGTGTVTVVTPLRLDPEKKRPVLALDDMRSGQRLEDLAKSFGLAVETDKVTIDGIIDLNRPNLIVVCGPRMSEAMHTAYDTDPVIRWERDDLGWLLRDTRTGAIYRTGTQFDPEQPTDSAYFGRLPRPDGNGTFLAIAGIRTNGSLGVVDLLTSEIATFWGQVGDKRFSTVVSVEYDPETDEPVRTALASPLYRHEDD from the coding sequence GTGCCACCGAGTGACCTTGAGCGGATCGCCGCGATTGAGGACCCGTACCTTCTGATCCGCCAGGCCACCGAGCGACTGAGCGCGGCGCAGCAGGAAGTGACCGAGCTGGCCAGGCTGCGCCGCCGGGTGATCCAGGAGCTTCACGCGCAAGGCATCTCCTACGCGCAGATCGCGCAGCAAGCCGGCCTCTCGCGCGGGCGTATCCACCAGATCAAGCACACTGGCCCCGCGCCTGAGGGCGGGTTCCTTGGCACCGGTACGGTCACCGTGGTCACCCCGCTCCGGCTTGACCCGGAGAAGAAGCGGCCCGTCCTGGCCCTTGACGACATGCGGTCGGGTCAGCGTCTGGAAGACCTGGCCAAGTCGTTCGGCTTGGCAGTCGAGACCGACAAGGTCACCATTGACGGCATCATCGATCTCAACCGGCCGAACCTGATCGTCGTCTGCGGCCCCCGCATGTCCGAGGCGATGCACACGGCTTACGACACCGACCCCGTCATCCGCTGGGAGCGTGACGACCTCGGCTGGCTGCTCCGGGACACGAGGACCGGCGCCATCTACCGCACCGGCACCCAGTTCGACCCCGAGCAGCCCACCGACTCGGCGTACTTCGGACGACTCCCCCGCCCTGACGGCAACGGGACCTTCCTCGCCATCGCGGGCATCAGGACCAACGGCTCGCTCGGCGTCGTCGATCTCTTGACCTCCGAGATCGCCACCTTCTGGGGCCAGGTCGGCGACAAGCGGTTCTCCACCGTCGTCAGCGTCGAGTACGACCCCGAGACAGACGAGCCCGTTCGCACCGCCCTGGCCAGCCCCCTCTACCGACACGAGGATGACTGA
- a CDS encoding ATP-binding protein yields MSSWRVTRVFLGSAISVLEARRFVTAFLPTWPDLDDAVLIVSELATNAVRHTNSGRPGGRFIVSLEVIGSTLGLAVQDEGGLRSPRLLPLSPTEMGGRGLALVSGLSTKWGVVGDENGRTVWAVLEAVPFAMVRS; encoded by the coding sequence ATGTCCTCCTGGCGCGTGACCCGAGTGTTCCTCGGCTCGGCCATCTCGGTGCTCGAAGCTCGCCGCTTCGTCACCGCCTTCCTCCCGACCTGGCCAGACCTCGATGACGCCGTCCTCATCGTGAGCGAGCTGGCGACCAACGCCGTACGGCACACCAACAGCGGTCGCCCTGGGGGCCGCTTCATCGTCTCCCTCGAAGTCATCGGCTCGACCTTGGGTCTGGCCGTACAGGATGAGGGCGGCCTGCGCTCCCCTCGGCTGCTCCCGCTGTCTCCGACCGAGATGGGCGGGCGGGGCCTGGCGCTGGTCTCGGGCCTGTCCACGAAGTGGGGCGTGGTCGGCGACGAGAACGGACGAACCGTGTGGGCCGTCCTGGAAGCGGTGCCCTTCGCCATGGTGCGGTCCTGA
- a CDS encoding helix-turn-helix domain-containing protein, whose amino-acid sequence MDDRRDRLRALGELLRRLRKDAGLTGKDLASRAGVTQPTISQIETGQLLPLPETVERLVEALELSRETRAALDALLARLREEVSRLKGGLAGRESANAARMRAAHRVASFQSAMIPALLQTAEYARLALSIGRDVDEEAVSRAAAVRVEMQSILFQPGREFSFVLTEGAVRTWPGPASLMQAQLDRLGQASTLPHVRVGVVPWSVQVPRFPLHGFTIFDGSASMVESLTAEHTLTDVEDVRVHVETFEAFAGVAVYGEELRSLLGRVAAEFRQLDTQPK is encoded by the coding sequence GTGGACGATCGTCGAGACCGCCTGCGGGCACTGGGTGAGTTGCTCCGACGACTACGCAAGGATGCCGGGCTCACCGGCAAGGATCTGGCTTCGCGGGCTGGCGTGACTCAGCCGACGATCTCGCAGATCGAAACGGGCCAGCTGCTTCCGCTGCCTGAGACGGTTGAGCGTCTCGTAGAAGCTCTGGAGCTTTCCAGGGAGACGCGAGCCGCGTTGGATGCTCTGCTCGCACGCCTGCGGGAGGAGGTCTCGCGGCTGAAGGGTGGCTTGGCGGGTCGAGAGTCGGCGAACGCAGCCCGCATGCGAGCGGCGCATCGGGTGGCCTCGTTCCAATCGGCAATGATTCCGGCCCTGCTCCAGACGGCCGAGTATGCGCGGTTGGCTCTCTCGATTGGGAGGGACGTCGATGAAGAGGCCGTGTCCCGGGCCGCGGCTGTGCGCGTCGAGATGCAAAGCATCCTCTTCCAGCCAGGGCGGGAGTTCTCGTTCGTTCTCACGGAGGGGGCTGTGAGGACTTGGCCAGGGCCGGCCTCCCTGATGCAGGCGCAGCTTGATCGACTGGGTCAAGCGTCCACGCTGCCGCACGTGCGGGTCGGTGTCGTTCCTTGGTCGGTGCAGGTGCCGCGCTTCCCTCTCCACGGGTTCACGATCTTCGATGGCTCGGCCAGCATGGTGGAGAGCCTGACCGCTGAGCACACCTTGACCGACGTCGAGGACGTGCGCGTTCATGTTGAGACCTTCGAGGCGTTTGCTGGGGTCGCGGTCTACGGGGAGGAGCTCCGGTCGCTGCTTGGTCGCGTCGCCGCGGAGTTCCGGCAACTCGACACTCAGCCGAAGTGA
- a CDS encoding DUF4238 domain-containing protein, which translates to MKRKKYPLEIRRLVEQARRNAEGSPPRKHHLVPASYLRRWAEDSKVRVTVVDDPRSYLSSPEGAARETDFYRIEHPDVNADEVPPLLFETILSQVEDNAKNAIDDLIKYRDARTLDPERFAFFVWHLALSITRGKAFRAEQQELLTDLYRLQYSRVTDDGIRARLLDHGVDPTPETVAIHREFLDDLQAGHVRAEKPIASVIASSGQMAEVIGERLFQRSWAVYETPPILVTCDEPVIILGGPGSPRGERAGVESAGVVMYPLSPSDLLVLFHPDLRPYGPPVLDYVETAEVNREIIAGASRWAFERPSRKITQGLRVPPAPERPFMREGPLPQIEGAEGELYRSFKPTRWRDETLAPEWPVARWWWGWRARRVPRLESMSPGERVAIKPGHERKPTRARKKRRK; encoded by the coding sequence ATGAAGCGTAAGAAGTATCCTCTGGAGATTCGACGCCTTGTTGAGCAGGCACGCCGGAACGCTGAAGGATCACCGCCGAGGAAGCATCATCTCGTTCCGGCTTCATACCTTCGCCGATGGGCTGAAGATTCTAAGGTGCGCGTGACTGTGGTGGATGATCCTCGCAGTTACCTCAGTTCGCCTGAGGGGGCCGCTCGAGAAACAGACTTTTATCGCATTGAGCACCCTGATGTCAATGCTGATGAGGTGCCGCCACTGCTGTTCGAGACAATACTGAGCCAAGTAGAAGACAACGCAAAGAATGCCATCGACGATCTTATTAAGTATCGAGATGCTCGGACTCTTGATCCCGAACGGTTTGCATTCTTTGTGTGGCACCTAGCTCTCAGTATTACCCGTGGGAAGGCTTTCCGGGCCGAGCAGCAAGAGCTGCTCACCGACCTTTACCGACTGCAGTACTCCCGGGTTACCGATGACGGGATTCGGGCCAGGCTCCTTGATCATGGAGTTGATCCGACACCTGAAACCGTGGCGATACATCGGGAGTTCCTCGACGATCTACAGGCAGGCCATGTGCGGGCCGAAAAGCCGATCGCATCGGTCATCGCAAGCTCTGGTCAGATGGCAGAGGTCATCGGCGAACGCTTGTTTCAGCGAAGTTGGGCAGTCTATGAAACGCCCCCCATTCTTGTCACTTGCGATGAGCCAGTCATCATCCTCGGCGGACCGGGTTCGCCGCGCGGTGAACGTGCAGGGGTGGAGTCAGCAGGCGTTGTGATGTATCCCCTCAGTCCGTCAGATCTACTGGTTCTGTTCCATCCAGATCTGCGTCCTTATGGTCCGCCTGTCCTCGACTATGTTGAAACGGCTGAGGTTAATCGTGAGATCATCGCGGGTGCATCAAGATGGGCTTTTGAGCGGCCGTCTCGTAAGATCACCCAAGGTTTGCGAGTCCCGCCTGCGCCAGAGAGGCCGTTCATGCGTGAAGGGCCCCTGCCTCAGATTGAGGGAGCGGAGGGAGAACTTTACCGCTCCTTCAAGCCGACTCGGTGGCGAGACGAGACTCTTGCACCGGAGTGGCCTGTCGCCCGGTGGTGGTGGGGGTGGCGTGCGCGACGGGTGCCCCGCCTTGAAAGTATGTCGCCGGGAGAACGGGTGGCGATTAAGCCGGGACACGAGCGAAAACCTACGCGTGCCCGCAAGAAGCGGCGTAAGTAG
- a CDS encoding leucine-rich repeat domain-containing protein codes for MTFSPARPDLPGYRAKLDSVSPAHAWKTARELILDGREDALTMAAEFAEIAEPSTDKLLKLWPEAPDPDGFAELLLGPAFTREGRTTLELRRRETITGVRHLTMLRTLRLDHCKHLTDLSDLAALTGLFRLELDGCAAVTDLTPLSGLPVLKTLILRSSRALTDITPLLTLRTLRHLDLRSSGVTSVEGVGDAFPHLEHLDLDHCRAIEDVLPLSGLRRLTKLVLSGTKIRSIAGLRDLSSVTELTMHCARLTSLDGIDAMPRLRRLWLSGCTNLNSLDGLGHHPHLTNLGLPNARIPDLRPLSRLPALTELNIDNWQKLTSLDGLEDHPSLAEISLTYAQDLRDFSALARMPALRKLTLQGLDQLTDLTPFAGLWRLEELHVAFDDHLRALGDPGNLPGLRILGLHRCGALADLGTLIDLPSLKEVRVNQCPALTSTVIADLEARGLLAG; via the coding sequence ATGACCTTCTCCCCAGCACGGCCGGACTTGCCGGGCTACCGGGCCAAGCTCGACTCGGTTTCTCCCGCGCACGCCTGGAAAACGGCCCGCGAGCTCATCCTCGACGGCCGCGAAGACGCCCTCACGATGGCCGCCGAATTCGCGGAGATCGCCGAGCCGTCCACCGACAAGCTGCTCAAGCTCTGGCCAGAGGCGCCTGACCCGGACGGTTTCGCCGAACTGCTGCTGGGGCCCGCGTTCACCCGCGAGGGGCGTACCACGCTGGAGCTGCGCCGCCGCGAGACGATTACCGGAGTGCGGCACCTGACCATGCTGCGAACACTGCGCCTGGACCACTGCAAGCACCTGACGGACCTGTCCGACCTCGCCGCGCTGACCGGGTTGTTCCGACTCGAGCTGGACGGCTGCGCGGCCGTCACCGACCTCACCCCGCTGTCGGGTCTCCCCGTACTGAAAACACTCATCCTCCGCAGCAGCCGGGCGCTCACCGACATCACCCCGCTGCTCACCCTGCGCACCCTGCGCCATCTCGACCTGCGCAGCAGCGGCGTGACCAGCGTCGAAGGGGTCGGCGACGCCTTCCCCCACCTGGAACACCTCGACCTCGACCACTGCCGGGCGATCGAGGACGTCCTACCCCTGTCGGGGCTGCGTCGCCTGACCAAGCTGGTCCTCTCCGGCACCAAGATCCGATCCATCGCCGGGCTGCGCGACTTAAGCTCCGTCACCGAGCTCACCATGCACTGTGCCCGCCTGACCAGCCTCGACGGCATCGACGCCATGCCCAGGCTGCGCCGGCTGTGGCTCAGCGGCTGCACGAACCTCAACAGCCTCGACGGCCTCGGCCACCACCCCCACCTCACCAACCTCGGCCTGCCGAACGCGCGCATCCCGGACCTGCGCCCCCTGTCCCGCCTGCCCGCCCTCACCGAGCTCAACATCGACAATTGGCAGAAACTGACCTCGCTGGACGGGCTGGAAGACCATCCCTCGCTCGCCGAGATCAGCCTGACCTACGCCCAGGACCTGCGCGACTTCTCCGCCCTGGCCCGCATGCCCGCCCTGCGCAAGCTCACCCTGCAGGGTCTCGACCAGCTCACCGATCTGACCCCATTCGCCGGGCTGTGGCGACTCGAGGAGCTCCACGTAGCCTTCGACGATCATCTGCGGGCCCTCGGCGACCCCGGAAACCTGCCCGGCCTGCGCATCCTGGGCCTCCACCGCTGTGGTGCCCTAGCGGACCTGGGGACGCTCATCGACCTGCCGTCCCTCAAGGAGGTAAGGGTGAATCAATGCCCCGCGCTGACGTCCACCGTCATCGCCGACCTGGAGGCCCGGGGCCTGCTCGCCGGCTGA
- a CDS encoding tyrosine-type recombinase/integrase yields MGLAGLHFHDLRHTGNTLAAQSGASLADLKARMGHDSDRAALIYQHATKDADQRIADALSARVEAERKRLGQDG; encoded by the coding sequence ATGGGGCTCGCCGGCCTGCATTTCCACGATCTTCGCCACACGGGCAACACGCTCGCTGCGCAGTCAGGGGCGAGCCTGGCCGATCTCAAAGCACGGATGGGGCACGACAGCGATCGGGCGGCGCTCATCTACCAGCACGCGACCAAGGACGCTGACCAGCGGATCGCGGATGCGCTCAGCGCTCGTGTGGAGGCCGAAAGAAAGAGGCTGGGCCAGGATGGCTAA
- a CDS encoding N-terminal phage integrase SAM-like domain-containing protein, with amino-acid sequence MTITPGDESSRRATRKRKPTKRRFGRVRQLPSGRYQARYAGPDGVDRPAPETFATKTDAEVWLTKIEAEILDGDWIDPDAGKINFGKYAQDWIDERPNLRPRTIELYGYLRRTHLVPTFGEKAMNEIKEPHVRRWRKKLLDGGVSEVTVAKAYRLLKAIFTTAVDDQLIKRNPCRIKGAGQEKSPYGRHPCGDRSGAHRTSRVLC; translated from the coding sequence GTGACCATCACCCCTGGCGACGAATCTTCTCGCCGAGCGACGCGGAAGAGAAAGCCCACAAAGAGGCGCTTCGGACGCGTTCGGCAACTTCCCTCCGGCCGATATCAAGCGCGCTACGCCGGTCCTGACGGGGTCGACCGCCCGGCGCCCGAGACGTTCGCGACCAAGACCGACGCCGAAGTCTGGCTTACCAAGATCGAGGCCGAAATCCTCGACGGTGACTGGATCGACCCGGACGCAGGCAAGATCAATTTCGGCAAGTACGCACAAGACTGGATCGACGAGCGGCCGAACCTCCGCCCTCGCACGATCGAGCTGTACGGCTACCTGCGGCGCACGCATCTCGTTCCGACCTTCGGAGAGAAGGCGATGAACGAGATTAAGGAGCCACACGTCCGCCGCTGGCGAAAGAAGCTGCTCGACGGCGGGGTCAGCGAGGTCACGGTGGCCAAGGCATATCGGCTCCTCAAAGCCATCTTCACCACAGCCGTCGATGACCAGCTCATCAAACGCAACCCATGCCGCATCAAGGGCGCGGGACAGGAGAAGTCGCCGTACGGTCGGCATCCCTGCGGTGATCGTTCCGGCGCTCACCGAACATCTCGCGTCCTATGTTGA
- a CDS encoding helix-turn-helix domain-containing protein produces MTAHRDLTQGRLLTVEEAAERLNTSVRFPRRLIEERRITFVHVGRKVRIPEAALEAFIAAGVVHPITTRRGRAA; encoded by the coding sequence ATGACCGCTCACCGAGATCTCACCCAGGGCAGATTGCTCACCGTCGAGGAGGCGGCCGAACGGCTCAACACCAGTGTCCGTTTCCCTCGCCGCCTGATCGAGGAGCGCCGCATCACCTTCGTCCATGTCGGCCGGAAGGTCCGTATCCCCGAAGCTGCCCTTGAAGCGTTCATCGCCGCGGGCGTCGTCCATCCGATCACGACGCGACGCGGGAGGGCAGCGTGA
- a CDS encoding replication initiator has product MTPGHCRGKAHRYEHLGYAGRRVLVSRKWSNKTLREHKQDRRAWALELLGLDDPAGNDRHRYIWRPVSSSDPTRTTRAEQLLRGIARRQQFRASLLALEARATGEPPPPDLSVMRDEVAA; this is encoded by the coding sequence ATGACTCCCGGCCACTGTCGCGGCAAGGCACACCGCTACGAACACCTCGGCTACGCGGGCCGGCGCGTCCTGGTCTCCCGCAAGTGGTCCAACAAGACCCTCCGAGAGCACAAGCAGGATCGCCGCGCCTGGGCCCTCGAACTGCTCGGCCTCGACGATCCGGCCGGCAACGACCGCCACCGCTACATCTGGCGCCCCGTCTCCAGTAGCGACCCGACCCGCACGACTCGCGCCGAGCAGCTCCTCCGTGGCATTGCCCGACGTCAGCAGTTCCGCGCCAGCCTCCTGGCCCTTGAAGCCAGAGCGACAGGCGAACCACCACCCCCAGACCTCTCGGTGATGAGAGATGAGGTGGCCGCATGA
- a CDS encoding DUF6461 domain-containing protein encodes MGSYDWLDDDAFCATFVRGLTPREALARLGIDVFDGDDEEGDFEEGLICARSAEGGTILSESNGFAGTLPEVLRPLSAGTVTASVFVNVNRVASFDHYADGRNILTFDPLFGGDEDGIPEDYLADRIELGLAGDESEGGLAAALLLAERITEVRPNASSDVVAAHGVLEY; translated from the coding sequence ATGGGCAGCTACGACTGGCTCGATGACGACGCGTTCTGTGCAACCTTCGTCCGCGGTCTCACCCCGCGCGAGGCGCTGGCCCGCCTTGGCATTGACGTGTTCGACGGGGATGACGAGGAAGGCGATTTCGAGGAAGGGCTCATCTGCGCCCGGTCGGCCGAGGGCGGGACCATTCTGAGCGAGTCGAACGGCTTCGCCGGCACCCTGCCCGAGGTGCTGCGGCCCTTGTCGGCTGGGACGGTCACGGCGAGTGTCTTCGTCAACGTGAACAGGGTCGCGTCCTTCGACCATTACGCCGACGGCCGCAACATCCTAACCTTCGATCCGCTGTTCGGCGGCGACGAGGACGGCATCCCGGAGGACTACCTGGCCGACCGGATCGAGCTCGGGCTGGCCGGCGACGAGTCTGAGGGCGGGCTCGCCGCTGCGCTGCTGCTGGCCGAGCGCATCACCGAGGTGCGGCCGAACGCGTCAAGTGACGTGGTGGCCGCCCATGGCGTTCTCGAGTACTGA
- a CDS encoding TetR/AcrR family transcriptional regulator C-terminal domain-containing protein, with protein sequence MGEKTFREPLSRERVLAAAVALADAEGIKALTMRRLAADLGIEAMSLYYHLPGKEGLLDGLAETVVGEIDAAVSHIETAGADQDWRTRLRQRFLAAREVMLRHPWAPGLLGTRTTIPAGVYAYYDGIVATLISGGFSYRLAHRALHAFGSLALGFASEVFSPASAGGSMDVEVAEAEFAAMAEALPHLMAMAAAETHDVADPTLGWCDSQVEFEFTLDLLLDGLGRIRC encoded by the coding sequence ATGGGTGAGAAGACCTTTCGGGAGCCACTCAGTCGCGAGCGGGTGCTGGCGGCGGCGGTCGCCCTGGCGGATGCGGAGGGGATCAAGGCGCTGACGATGCGCCGCCTCGCCGCCGATCTCGGCATCGAGGCCATGTCGCTGTACTACCACCTGCCCGGCAAGGAAGGCCTGCTCGACGGCCTCGCCGAAACCGTCGTCGGTGAGATCGACGCCGCGGTCAGCCACATCGAGACCGCCGGGGCCGACCAGGACTGGCGTACCCGACTGCGGCAGCGGTTCCTTGCGGCGCGTGAGGTCATGCTCCGGCATCCGTGGGCGCCCGGGCTCCTTGGCACACGCACGACCATCCCGGCCGGCGTGTACGCCTACTACGACGGGATCGTGGCCACGCTCATCAGCGGCGGGTTCTCCTACCGGCTTGCGCACCGGGCGCTGCACGCGTTCGGCAGCCTGGCGCTCGGATTCGCTTCCGAGGTCTTCAGCCCCGCCTCGGCGGGCGGGAGCATGGACGTCGAGGTCGCCGAGGCGGAGTTTGCCGCGATGGCCGAGGCGCTGCCCCACCTGATGGCAATGGCGGCGGCCGAGACCCACGACGTCGCCGACCCGACGCTGGGCTGGTGCGACAGCCAGGTCGAGTTCGAGTTCACCCTCGACCTGCTCCTTGACGGGCTCGGACGCATCCGGTGCTAG
- a CDS encoding DUF4386 domain-containing protein yields MHPLIRSARTTGLLYLGLAISGVLGSLLIRPRLFVADDPTATLARLVEHESLARTGIAVELLVVLTQALTAVWFYRLFRTADPVAAGSIAAFGLVNAVAILASAALLASAVTVATDPIGDAAATVQLLYVLSGDLWGVGALFFGLWLIPMGWCVLRSRWMPRPLGWLLVAGGVGYLLSVFVRYLAPQAAVVADALVLPSTVGEFWLIGYLLVRGVSPHAIDELPRDTAVPPLPTRSRA; encoded by the coding sequence ATGCACCCACTGATCCGCAGCGCCCGCACGACCGGGCTGCTCTACCTCGGCCTCGCCATCAGCGGCGTGCTCGGCTCCCTGCTCATCCGGCCGCGACTGTTCGTCGCCGACGACCCCACCGCGACGCTTGCCCGCCTGGTCGAGCACGAGTCGCTGGCGCGCACCGGCATCGCCGTCGAGCTGCTCGTCGTCCTGACCCAGGCGCTCACCGCCGTGTGGTTCTACCGCCTGTTCCGCACCGCGGACCCTGTCGCCGCCGGCAGCATCGCCGCCTTCGGCCTCGTCAACGCGGTCGCGATCCTCGCCAGCGCAGCGCTTCTCGCCAGCGCGGTCACGGTCGCGACCGATCCCATCGGCGACGCGGCAGCCACCGTCCAGCTCCTGTACGTCCTCAGCGGCGACCTGTGGGGAGTGGGCGCACTGTTCTTCGGCCTGTGGCTCATCCCGATGGGCTGGTGCGTGCTGCGCTCGCGGTGGATGCCCCGGCCGCTGGGCTGGCTCCTCGTCGCGGGCGGCGTCGGCTACCTGCTGAGCGTGTTCGTCAGGTACCTCGCTCCCCAGGCGGCGGTCGTCGCCGACGCCCTGGTACTTCCCTCGACCGTAGGCGAGTTCTGGCTGATCGGCTACCTGCTCGTGCGCGGCGTCAGCCCTCACGCGATCGACGAACTGCCACGCGATACGGCAGTCCCCCCGCTCCCCACGCGATCCCGCGCCTGA
- a CDS encoding cysteine hydrolase family protein, translated as MTFTTPALDPRTAALLVMDYQQGILASLPGLANPDALLSRVAGAIADMRAHGATIAYVRVGFTEADWAAIPPANKTFSFIGRQHLMHHEEPDTAFHHQLAPEPGDITVRKTRYGALSTTDLDRQLRDRGITTLVIAGITTSGVVLSTVTDAADRDYQLYVLSDGVTDPDPQAHQNLMTSIFPRLAHIIDTAELRSLLHESHPDRAKTGTA; from the coding sequence ATGACCTTCACGACCCCGGCGCTGGACCCCCGGACGGCAGCGCTGCTCGTCATGGATTACCAGCAGGGAATCCTGGCCTCGCTCCCTGGCCTGGCCAACCCGGACGCGCTGCTGTCACGGGTGGCCGGCGCCATCGCCGACATGCGAGCCCACGGCGCCACCATCGCCTACGTGCGAGTCGGATTCACCGAAGCCGACTGGGCGGCGATCCCGCCGGCCAACAAGACGTTCTCCTTCATCGGCCGGCAGCACCTCATGCACCACGAGGAACCCGACACCGCCTTCCACCATCAACTCGCTCCCGAGCCCGGCGACATCACCGTCCGCAAGACCCGCTACGGCGCGCTGTCTACGACAGACCTCGACCGGCAACTGCGGGATCGCGGAATCACCACCCTGGTCATCGCCGGCATCACCACCAGCGGTGTCGTACTGTCCACCGTCACTGACGCCGCCGACCGCGACTACCAGCTCTACGTCCTCTCCGACGGCGTCACCGACCCGGACCCGCAGGCCCACCAGAACCTGATGACCAGCATTTTCCCGAGGCTGGCCCACATCATCGACACCGCCGAACTGCGGTCGCTGCTGCACGAGAGCCATCCCGATCGGGCAAAGACCGGCACGGCATAA